A portion of the Gossypium arboreum isolate Shixiya-1 chromosome 8, ASM2569848v2, whole genome shotgun sequence genome contains these proteins:
- the LOC108469605 gene encoding flowering time control protein FPA encodes MSGRGGRDRSRRDHPPSGISSRGNAPPSRHLWVGNLSHSILEPDLTDHFLQFGELESVAFQPGRSYAFINFMNEEEAISAMKALQGFPVAGNPLRIEFAKADKSSTPSRDEDYLPRRDEQRSKVRGSPFSPRDNRARRASPEHFSLDKSKVNDRSGDPSEVLWIGFPALLKVDEGILRKAFSPFGEIEKITVFPGRSYAFVRFRRLSSACRAKETLQGKLFGNPRVHICFAKSEGGSSNSGRVSVNAPNSPRFRSNGCLGSSENFLHDRSFAETEDASIRSPYMSNYDSGDVDVYSFKRKGSSWSGGSTYEPWRFGEGEPDPRVPQDMYEHSKSPMRYHDYPPKLPQKSAFYEEPWDMPEDHYHVHGTKKLRTGSFPPEKELPEYSLSDLEQEKRAFPRMLSDVPQPEAFDKNFEPAALGCKQIPDRPTSFTPTCGERNDHWKPSYDGFPVGSGSLQSNIVERKRFTQEMDQPSLKEWKWEGTIAKGGTPVCRARCFPVGKVLDMMLPEFLDCTARTGLDMLAKHYYQASSAWVVFFVPESDADMGFYNEFMNYLGEKQRAAVAKLDDMTTLFLVPPSDFSEKVLKVPGKLSISGVVLRLEHSGSTLGSAHLNERSDANSLPFHGDASYAKPSTASGSFPSMTYPELSRQGIKDISYPGNGATSTPPVSLSASAHSVGNISDMYSEQRRDYAPEQNAMFGAGWSSQDQQHPVSVTRNAPSQVPSFDPAIQGNQSFMPRAVQETYTSTAGSSGIPLPGNSKPSMLEFKSSVPLSMPSNALQPEQLAQLASSLIGQQGQVGNAPNASIGESFRHANTMDHSDMLRQSQGYGLQNNQPVPELSTSQYSQLQQLQQQQTSNLAAAVSQAPQRSQQLQGTGLPEEGDGDPQKRLQATLQLAAALLQQIQQGKGT; translated from the exons ATG TCTGGTCGCGGAGGCAGGGACAGATCGCGGCGTGACCATCCGCCGTCGGGGATTTCAAGTCGGGGTAATGCGCCTCCTTCGAGACACCTTTGGGTGGGGAATCTATCGCACAGTATACTAGAGCCGGACCTCACAGATCACTTCTTGCAGTTTGGCGAACTAGAGAGCGTGGCATTCCAGCCTGGTCGAAGCTACGCTTTTATTAATTTCATGAACGAAGAAGAAGCTATTTCCGCCATGAAGGCGCTCCAAGGTTTTCCCGTAGCGGGGAATCCGCTTAGGATTGAGTTTGCCAAGGCG GATAAGTCATCAACACCATCACGTGATGAGGACTACTTGCCACGACGAGATGAGCAACGTTCTAAAGTAAGAGGGTCACCTTTCTCACCAAGGGACAATAGAGCACGTCGTGCTAGTCCTGAACATTTTTCCCTTGACAAATCAAAGGTGAATGATAGAAGTGGAGATCCTAGTGAGGTCTTATGGATAGGATTTCCAGCTTTATTGAAAGTGGATGAAGGGATTTTGAGGAAGGCTTTCTCCCCCTTTGGTGAGATAGAGAAGATTACTGTGTTTCCAGGACGTAGTTATGCATTTGTTCGCTTTAGGCGCTTATCGTCAGCTTGCAGGGCAAAAGAAACTCTTCAGGGGAAGTTATTTGGGAATCCTCGTGTGCACATTTGTTTTGCAAAGAGTGAGGGTGGATCATCCAACAGTGGAAGGGTCTCAGTAAATGCCCCCAACTCTCCACGTTTCAGGTCAAATGGTTGCTTGGGGTCTTCTGAGAACTTTCTGCATGACAGGAGTTTTGCAGAAACAGAAGATGCAAGTATCAGAtctccttatatgtcaaattacGATTCTGGTGATGTTGATGTCTATAGTTTCAAGAGGAAAGGTAGTTCATGGAGTGGTGGAAGCACATATGAACCCTGGAGGTTTGGGGAAGGGGAGCCTGATCCTCGAGTACCACAAGATATGTATGAACATAGTAAAAGTCCAATGAGGTACCATGATTATCCTCCAAAATTACCTCAGAAAAGTGCATTCTATGAAGAGCCTTGGGATATGCCTGAAGACCATTATCACGTCCATGGAACCAAGAAATTGAGAACTGGTTCCTTTCCACCTGAGAAAGAGCTACCAGAGTACTCTTTATCTGATCTTGAACAAGAAAAACGTGCTTTTCCAAGGATGCTCTCTGATGTTCCTCAACCTGAAGCCTTTGATAAGAACTTTGAGCCTGCAGCTTTGGGGTGTAAACAGATCCCGGATCGTCCAACAAGTTTCACTCCAACTTGTGGAGAAAGGAATGATCACTGGAAACCATCTTACGATGGTTTTCCGGTAGGTTCTGGTTCTCTACAATCAAACATAGTTGAGAGGAAAAGATTTACTCAGGAGATGGATCAGCCATCTTTGAAAGAGTGGAAATGGGAGGGGACAATAGCCAAGGGTGGAACACCCGTTTGTCGTGCTCGCTGCTTTCCTGTTGGAAAAGTCCTCGACATGATGCT GCCTGAATTCTTAGATTGCACAGCAAGGACAGGTTTAGACATGCTCGCAAAGCATTATTATCAAGCATCTAGTGCTTGGGTTGTTTTTTTTGTTCCTGAAAGTGATGCCGACATGGGATTCTATAACGAATTCATGAATTACTTGGGAGAGAAGCAGCGAGCGGCTGTTGCTAAATTAGATGATATGACCACTTTGTTTCTTGTACCTCCATCTGATTTTTCCGAGAAAGTACTGAAAGTACCTGGGAAACTGAGCATTTCAGGTGTTGTTTTGAGATTAGAGCATTCTGGTTCCACTCTCGGTTCTGCACATCTGAATGAAAGAAGTGATGCAAACTCGTTACCTTTTCATGGTGATGCATCTTATGCAAAGCCATCAACAGCTTCAGGGTCATTTCCTTCTATGACATATCCTGAATTAAGTAGGCAAGGAATTAAAGACATCTCCTATCCAGGGAATGGGGCCACATCAACTCCACCTGTTTCACTTTCCGCATCTGCTCATTCGGTTGGAAATATATCGGACATGTATAGTGAACAGAGGCGTGATTATGCACCCGAGCAAAACGCTATGTTTGGAGCAGGCTGGTCTTCTCAAGATCAGCAGCATCCAGTTTCTGTCACCAGAAATGCTCCCTCTCAAGTTCCCAGCTTTGATCCGGCAATTCAAGGGAATCAATCATTTATGCCAAGAGCAGTGCAAGAAACATATACTAGTACCGCTGGAAGTTCTGGGATTCCTTTACCTGGAAATAGCAAGCCATCTATGCTCGAATTCAAATCTTCAGTCCCTTTATCTATGCCGAGTAATGCCCTTCAACCGGAACAATTAGCACAACTAGCATCATCTCTTATCGGGCAACAAGGACAGGTTGGGAATGCTCCAAATGCATCAATCGGGGAGAGTTTTCGACATGCAAACACAATGGACCACTCCGACATGTTGAGACAATCACAGGGATACGGTTTACAGAATAACCAGCCTGTTCCGGAGCTTTCAACATCTCAGTATTCTCAACTGCAACAGTTACAACAGCAGCAGACATCAAATTTAGCTGCAGCAGTCTCTCAAGCACCTCAAAGAAGTCAGCAACTGCAAGGTACCGGCCTACCAGAAGAAGGCGATGGCGATCCGCAGAAACGCTTGCAAGCAACATTACAATTGGCAGCAGCTCTTCTTCAACAAATTCAGCAAGGGAAAGGGACTTGA